A region from the Motacilla alba alba isolate MOTALB_02 chromosome 10, Motacilla_alba_V1.0_pri, whole genome shotgun sequence genome encodes:
- the USP8 gene encoding ubiquitin carboxyl-terminal hydrolase 8 isoform X3, protein MPAVASVPKELYLSTSLKDLNKKTEVKPEKTSTKSYVQSALKIFKAAEESRLDGDEEKAYILYMKYVAVYNLIRKRPDFKQQQDYFHSILGPTNLKKALDEAEILSDSLKLRYEEAEVRKRLEERDRQELQKKQEPKDDGKSSAKTSSESAVDSKGKSQRINGETKHSLERKDQSDSLSGAVTPERLFAMMSDKNIELLIMDARKSKDYQESCIPKSISVPEEAIHPGDTAYLIEARLPEDSRDSWKRRGQFHYVILLDWFSSAEDLKLGTTLQSLKDALFKWESKTILQNEPLILEGGYENWLLCFPQYTTNARVTPPQRGKTEAVTVSLDFTYPSLEEPAPVLPVIAENEEMGDNLEERLKSLNRPNVQDAAVPKSDSSFVVNPMSVTRSIPEVDRSKKPSLKILGDNRAKPPSTVSDSQSGESGRIVPDRSTKPVHDGRNTLTEEEKSRVHVETAALLEKNRREKELRERQQQEQKERLRREKEEQERKEQEQKAKEEQKEKEHKEKLQQSKEDREQERDEQIKREQEEKEQERAHREAVEAKRQNKNEPENVGAKRIEIDKISMEEKEKGTRTPETQKRVLGDASQTFVTVPGKQMGVKGQPDSEAQKPGPLREDSEQDTERLKSQREPLIRARSEEMGRIVPGLPAGWVKFLDDITGTYRYYHSPTNTVQMYPPEMAPAATPPSTPPTRKAKPKVAVERDREHSKLKRSYSSPDITQAIQEEDKKRIPVTPAVNRDNKPACYTKAEISRLSASQIRNLNPVFGGSGPALTGLRNLGNTCYMNSILQCLCNAPHLAEYFNRNLYQADINRSNFLGHKGEVAEEFGVIMKALWAGQYKYISPKDFKITIGKINDQFAGYSQQDSQELLLFLMDGLHEDLNKADNRKRYKEENNDHLDDSSAAEIAWHKHKQLNESIIVALFQGQFKSTVQCLTCHKRSRTFEAFMYLSLPLASSSKCTLQECLRLFSKEEKLTDNNRFYCSHCKTRRDSLKKIEIWKLPPVLLVHLKRFSYDGRWKQKLQTSVDFPLETLDLSQYVIGPKTSLKRYNLFSVSHSLVWLCAFTLVSFC, encoded by the exons ATGCCTGCTGTGGCATCTGTACCTAAGGAGCTATACCTCTCTACTTCATTGAAAGATCTCAACAAGAAGACTGAAGTAAAACCTGAAAAGACCAGTACAAAAAG TTATGTGCAGAGTGCCCTTAAGATTTTcaaggcagcagaggaaagcagactggatggagatgaagaaaaagctTATATCCTATACATGAAATATGTGGCTGTTTATAACCTTATTAGAAAGAGACCTGATTTTAAGCAGCAGCAG GATTATTTTCATTCAATTCTGGGACctacaaatttaaaaaaagctcttGATGAAGCTGAAATTCTGTCAGACAGCCTTAAACTCAG ATATGAGGAAGCTGAAGTTCGGAAGAGACTTGAAGAGAGGGACAGacaagagctgcagaaaaagcaagaaCCAAAAGATGATGGAAAGAGCTCAGCCAAAACCTCCTCAGAAAGTGCTGTGGATTCCAAAGGAAAAAGCCAAAGG ATTAATGGTGAAACAAAGCAttcactggaaagaaaagatcAGTCTGATAGCCTGAGTG GAGCAGTCACACCTGAGAGACTGTTTGCAATGATGtcagataaaaatattgaattgcTTATAATGGATGCTCGAAAATCAAAGGATTATCAGGAATCCTGTATTCCAAAATCCATCAGTGTCCCAGAAGAAGCTATCCATCCTGG AGATACTGCTTACCTTATTGAAGCTAGACTCCCAGAGGATTCTAGGGATTCATGGAAGAGGAGAGGACAGTTCCATTATGTTATACTGCTAGACTGGTTTAGTTCTGCTGAAGACTTAAAGCTGGGAACAACTCTACAGAGCCTGAAAGATGCACTTTTTAAG tGGGAAAGCAAAACCATCCTGCAGAATGAACCTTTAATTCTAGAGGGAGGTTATGAAAACTGGCTCCTTTGTTTTCCCCAGTATACAACAAATGCTAGAGTAACTCCACCCCAGCGTGGCAAGACTGAAGCAGTGACTGTTTCTT TGGATTTTACATATCCATCTCTGGAAGAGCCAGCTCCTGTGCTACCTGTTAttgctgaaaatgaagaaatgggAGATAATTTGGAAGAGAGACTAAAATCACTTAACAGACCAAACGTACAGGATGCTGCTGTTCCAAAATCTGACAGTTCCTTTGTAGTTAACCCCATGTCAGTTACAAGAAGTATCCCTGAG GTAGATCGTTCTAAAAAGCCTTCACTAAAAATCCTTGGTGATAACAGAGCAAAACCTCCAAGTACAGTCAGTGACAGCCAGTCTGGTGAGAGTGGAAGAATAGTTCCAGACCGCTCCACAAAGCCCGTGCATGATGGAAGGAACACTctgacagaagaagaaaaaagtcgGGTCCATGTAGAAACAGCTGCTTTGTTAGAGAAAAACAGACGGGAAAAGGAACTGCGAGAGAGGcaacaacaggaacagaaagagaggctcaggagagaaaaagaagaacaagaacgaaaagaacaagaacaaaaggcaaaagaagagcagaaggaaaaggaacacAAAGAAAAGCTACAGCAATCAAAAGAGgacagagagcaggagagggatgaacaaataaaaagagaacaggaggaaaaggaacaagaaaGAGCACATAGAGAAGCAGTAGaagcaaaaaggcaaaataaaaatgaaccaGAAAACGTTGGTGCAAAAAGGATTGAGATTGACAAAATAtccatggaagaaaaagaaaagggaactCGAACACCAGAAACACAGAAACGGGTATTGGGTGATGCATCTCAGACCTTTGTGACTGTTCCAGGCAAG CAAATGGGGGTTAAAGGACAACCAGACAGTGAAGCTCAAAAGCCAGGACCCCTTAGAGAGGATTCTGAACAAGATACTGAAAGACTTAAA TCCCAGCGGGAGCCATTAATCAGAGCACGAAGTGAGGAAATGGGAAGGATAgtcccagggctgcctgcaggttGGGTAAAG ttcCTGGATGACATCACTGGAACCTATCGTTACTATCACTCACCAACAAATACTGTTCAGATGTACCCACCAGAAatggctcctgcagccactccTCCATCAACCCCTCCCACTCGGAAAGCCAAGCCAAAGGTGGCAGTGGAGCGGGACAGAGAACACTCCAAGCTCAAGCGCTCCTACTCGTCCCCAGACATCACCCAAGCCATCCAGGAGGAAGACAAGAAAAGAATTCCTGTAACTCCTGCAGTCAATCGTGACAATAA ACCTGCCTGTTACACTAAAGCAGAAATTTCCAGGCTCTCTGCATCGCAGATTCGCAATCTTAACCCTGTGTTTGGGGGATCGGGACCAGCTCTGACAGGACTCCGCAATCTAGGGAACACTTGCTACATGAATTCCATATTACAGTGTCTGTGCAATGCACCTCACCTGGCTGAGTATTTCAACAGAAACTTGTATCAAGCTGATATTAACAG gTCAAATTTCCTGGGGCATAAAGGTGAAGTGGCTGAAGAGTTTGGTGTAATAATGAAAGCTTTATGGGCAGGACAATATAAATATATCAGTCCAAAAGACTTCAAAATTACAATTGGGAAGATTAATGACCAATTTGCAGGATATAGCCAACAGGACTCCCAAGAATTGCTTCTCTTTCTAATGGATGGCTTGCACGAGGACCTAAATAAA GCTGACAACAGGAAAagatacaaggaagaaaataacgATCACCTGGATGACTCAAGTGCAGCAGAAATAGCCTGGCACAAACACAAACAGCTCAACGAGTCCATCATTGTGGCACTCTTCCAAGGCCAGTTCAAATCCACTGTGCAGTGTCTGACGTGTCACAAGAGGTCCCGAACCTTCGAGGCTTTCATGTATCTGTCATTGCCACTTGCATCCTCCAGCAAATGCACTCTGCAG gAATGCCTTAGATTGTTCtccaaagaagaaaagctcACTGATAACAATAGATTTTACTGTAGCCATTGCAAAACTCGAAGggattctttgaaaaaaatagaaatttggaAATTACCACCTGTGCTTCTTGTGCATCTGAAACG ATTTTCCTATGATGGaagatggaaacaaaagcttCAAACTTCAGTAGATTTTCCACTGGAAACTCTTGACCTCTCTCAGTATGTTATTGGTCCAAAGACTTCCTTGAAGAGATACAATCTGTTCTCAGTATCG CACAGTCTGGTCTGGTTGTGTGCTTTCACTTTGGTATCCTTCTGTTAG
- the USP50 gene encoding inactive ubiquitin carboxyl-terminal hydrolase 50: MFLIVGGRMAWKWKYSPKEQLEDVSSLHAGLTGLQNLENTCYMNAVLQCLCSLTPLVQYFLSGKWNTALHEEIGESATAFGCLVSDMWLGEFDYVSPEAFHSVFGKRYPAFSRRTQHDAQEFLICVLDDLHEAFKQPSQERQSSAVGASTRSSSGTSIITHLFEGQLSYAIRCLTCKTLSDRPESFTVLSLPIPSTRVCSLQDCLECFFQPDTLTRNNQIHCCWCGSNQDATVKASITKAPRIIIFHLKRFAWQDKHRRKLSTTVCYPFSDLDLSPYISTSCHNNTEYSLCAVVNHAGDLDYGHYTAFCKHSVTKHWYSFDDAQVTKIPDSAVQADTAYLLFYISQGY; this comes from the exons ATGTTTCTCATAGTAGGTGGAAGGATGGCATGGAAGTGGAAGTATTCCCCCAAGGAACAGCTGGAGGATGTGAGCAGCCTGCACGCAGGGCTCACGGGGCTGCAGAACCTGGAGAACACGTGCTACATGAACGCGGTGCTGCAGTGCCTCTGCAGCCTGACCCCGCTCGTGCAGTATTTCCTCTCGGGAAAGTGGAACACAGCCCTGCACGA GGAGATTGGAGAGTCTGCGACTGCCTTTGGCTGTTTGGTGTCTGACATGTGGCTTGGAGAGTTTGATTATGTTTCCCCTGAGGCTTTTCATTCAGTCTTTGGGAAGCGGTACCCAGCTTTTAGCAGGAGGACTCAGCATGATGCACAGGAGTTCCTCATCTGTGTGCTGGATGACCTCCATGAGGCTTTCAAGCAG CCAAGCCAAGAaagacagagctctgctgtgggagcaaGCACAAGGAGTAGCAGTGGCACATCTATAATAACACACTTATTTGAGGGACAGCTCAGTTATGCTATCAGGTGTCTGACGTGCAAAACCCTCAGTGACAGACCCGAGAGCTTCACCgtcctctccctgcccatcccttCCACCAGAGTGTGCTCTCTGCAG gaCTGCCTGGAATGTTTTTTTCAGCCAGACACACTGACTCGGAACAACCAAAtccactgctgctggtgtggAAGCAACCAAGATGCAACAGTAAAGGCCTCCATAACCAAGGCACCACGGATCATCATTTTTCATCTAAAGAG GTTTGCCTGGCAGGACAAGCACAGAAGGAAACTCTCAACCACCGTCTGCTATCCATTCAGCGATCTGGATCTCTCTCCCTACATCTCCACATCGTGTCACAACAATACAGAGTACAGCTTGTGTGCTGTAGTG AACCATGCTGGAGATCTGGATTATGGCCACTACACGGCCTTCTGCAAGCACTCAGTCACCAAACACTGGTACAGCTTTGATGATGCCCAGGTCACCAAGATCCCAGACTCTGCAGTGCAGGCTGACACAGCTTACCTCCTCTTCTACATCTCCCAAGGCTACTGA
- the USP8 gene encoding ubiquitin carboxyl-terminal hydrolase 8 isoform X2 — MPAVASVPKELYLSTSLKDLNKKTEVKPEKTSTKSYVQSALKIFKAAEESRLDGDEEKAYILYMKYVAVYNLIRKRPDFKQQQDYFHSILGPTNLKKALDEAEILSDSLKLRYEEAEVRKRLEERDRQELQKKQEPKDDGKSSAKTSSESAVDSKGKSQRINGETKHSLERKDQSDSLSGAVTPERLFAMMSDKNIELLIMDARKSKDYQESCIPKSISVPEEAIHPGDTAYLIEARLPEDSRDSWKRRGQFHYVILLDWFSSAEDLKLGTTLQSLKDALFKWESKTILQNEPLILEGGYENWLLCFPQYTTNARVTPPQRGKTEAVTVSLDFTYPSLEEPAPVLPVIAENEEMGDNLEERLKSLNRPNVQDAAVPKSDSSFVVNPMSVTRSIPEVDRSKKPSLKILGDNRAKPPSTVSDSQSGESGRIVPDRSTKPVHDGRNTLTEEEKSRVHVETAALLEKNRREKELRERQQQEQKERLRREKEEQERKEQEQKAKEEQKEKEHKEKLQQSKEDREQERDEQIKREQEEKEQERAHREAVEAKRQNKNEPENVGAKRIEIDKISMEEKEKGTRTPETQKRVLGDASQTFVTVPGKSQREPLIRARSEEMGRIVPGLPAGWVKFLDDITGTYRYYHSPTNTVQMYPPEMAPAATPPSTPPTRKAKPKVAVERDREHSKLKRSYSSPDITQAIQEEDKKRIPVTPAVNRDNKPACYTKAEISRLSASQIRNLNPVFGGSGPALTGLRNLGNTCYMNSILQCLCNAPHLAEYFNRNLYQADINRSNFLGHKGEVAEEFGVIMKALWAGQYKYISPKDFKITIGKINDQFAGYSQQDSQELLLFLMDGLHEDLNKADNRKRYKEENNDHLDDSSAAEIAWHKHKQLNESIIVALFQGQFKSTVQCLTCHKRSRTFEAFMYLSLPLASSSKCTLQECLRLFSKEEKLTDNNRFYCSHCKTRRDSLKKIEIWKLPPVLLVHLKRFSYDGRWKQKLQTSVDFPLETLDLSQYVIGPKTSLKRYNLFSVSNHYGGLDGGHYTAYCKNASKQRWFKFDDHEVSEISASSVKSSAAYILFYTSYEQRAVDMAT; from the exons ATGCCTGCTGTGGCATCTGTACCTAAGGAGCTATACCTCTCTACTTCATTGAAAGATCTCAACAAGAAGACTGAAGTAAAACCTGAAAAGACCAGTACAAAAAG TTATGTGCAGAGTGCCCTTAAGATTTTcaaggcagcagaggaaagcagactggatggagatgaagaaaaagctTATATCCTATACATGAAATATGTGGCTGTTTATAACCTTATTAGAAAGAGACCTGATTTTAAGCAGCAGCAG GATTATTTTCATTCAATTCTGGGACctacaaatttaaaaaaagctcttGATGAAGCTGAAATTCTGTCAGACAGCCTTAAACTCAG ATATGAGGAAGCTGAAGTTCGGAAGAGACTTGAAGAGAGGGACAGacaagagctgcagaaaaagcaagaaCCAAAAGATGATGGAAAGAGCTCAGCCAAAACCTCCTCAGAAAGTGCTGTGGATTCCAAAGGAAAAAGCCAAAGG ATTAATGGTGAAACAAAGCAttcactggaaagaaaagatcAGTCTGATAGCCTGAGTG GAGCAGTCACACCTGAGAGACTGTTTGCAATGATGtcagataaaaatattgaattgcTTATAATGGATGCTCGAAAATCAAAGGATTATCAGGAATCCTGTATTCCAAAATCCATCAGTGTCCCAGAAGAAGCTATCCATCCTGG AGATACTGCTTACCTTATTGAAGCTAGACTCCCAGAGGATTCTAGGGATTCATGGAAGAGGAGAGGACAGTTCCATTATGTTATACTGCTAGACTGGTTTAGTTCTGCTGAAGACTTAAAGCTGGGAACAACTCTACAGAGCCTGAAAGATGCACTTTTTAAG tGGGAAAGCAAAACCATCCTGCAGAATGAACCTTTAATTCTAGAGGGAGGTTATGAAAACTGGCTCCTTTGTTTTCCCCAGTATACAACAAATGCTAGAGTAACTCCACCCCAGCGTGGCAAGACTGAAGCAGTGACTGTTTCTT TGGATTTTACATATCCATCTCTGGAAGAGCCAGCTCCTGTGCTACCTGTTAttgctgaaaatgaagaaatgggAGATAATTTGGAAGAGAGACTAAAATCACTTAACAGACCAAACGTACAGGATGCTGCTGTTCCAAAATCTGACAGTTCCTTTGTAGTTAACCCCATGTCAGTTACAAGAAGTATCCCTGAG GTAGATCGTTCTAAAAAGCCTTCACTAAAAATCCTTGGTGATAACAGAGCAAAACCTCCAAGTACAGTCAGTGACAGCCAGTCTGGTGAGAGTGGAAGAATAGTTCCAGACCGCTCCACAAAGCCCGTGCATGATGGAAGGAACACTctgacagaagaagaaaaaagtcgGGTCCATGTAGAAACAGCTGCTTTGTTAGAGAAAAACAGACGGGAAAAGGAACTGCGAGAGAGGcaacaacaggaacagaaagagaggctcaggagagaaaaagaagaacaagaacgaaaagaacaagaacaaaaggcaaaagaagagcagaaggaaaaggaacacAAAGAAAAGCTACAGCAATCAAAAGAGgacagagagcaggagagggatgaacaaataaaaagagaacaggaggaaaaggaacaagaaaGAGCACATAGAGAAGCAGTAGaagcaaaaaggcaaaataaaaatgaaccaGAAAACGTTGGTGCAAAAAGGATTGAGATTGACAAAATAtccatggaagaaaaagaaaagggaactCGAACACCAGAAACACAGAAACGGGTATTGGGTGATGCATCTCAGACCTTTGTGACTGTTCCAGGCAAG TCCCAGCGGGAGCCATTAATCAGAGCACGAAGTGAGGAAATGGGAAGGATAgtcccagggctgcctgcaggttGGGTAAAG ttcCTGGATGACATCACTGGAACCTATCGTTACTATCACTCACCAACAAATACTGTTCAGATGTACCCACCAGAAatggctcctgcagccactccTCCATCAACCCCTCCCACTCGGAAAGCCAAGCCAAAGGTGGCAGTGGAGCGGGACAGAGAACACTCCAAGCTCAAGCGCTCCTACTCGTCCCCAGACATCACCCAAGCCATCCAGGAGGAAGACAAGAAAAGAATTCCTGTAACTCCTGCAGTCAATCGTGACAATAA ACCTGCCTGTTACACTAAAGCAGAAATTTCCAGGCTCTCTGCATCGCAGATTCGCAATCTTAACCCTGTGTTTGGGGGATCGGGACCAGCTCTGACAGGACTCCGCAATCTAGGGAACACTTGCTACATGAATTCCATATTACAGTGTCTGTGCAATGCACCTCACCTGGCTGAGTATTTCAACAGAAACTTGTATCAAGCTGATATTAACAG gTCAAATTTCCTGGGGCATAAAGGTGAAGTGGCTGAAGAGTTTGGTGTAATAATGAAAGCTTTATGGGCAGGACAATATAAATATATCAGTCCAAAAGACTTCAAAATTACAATTGGGAAGATTAATGACCAATTTGCAGGATATAGCCAACAGGACTCCCAAGAATTGCTTCTCTTTCTAATGGATGGCTTGCACGAGGACCTAAATAAA GCTGACAACAGGAAAagatacaaggaagaaaataacgATCACCTGGATGACTCAAGTGCAGCAGAAATAGCCTGGCACAAACACAAACAGCTCAACGAGTCCATCATTGTGGCACTCTTCCAAGGCCAGTTCAAATCCACTGTGCAGTGTCTGACGTGTCACAAGAGGTCCCGAACCTTCGAGGCTTTCATGTATCTGTCATTGCCACTTGCATCCTCCAGCAAATGCACTCTGCAG gAATGCCTTAGATTGTTCtccaaagaagaaaagctcACTGATAACAATAGATTTTACTGTAGCCATTGCAAAACTCGAAGggattctttgaaaaaaatagaaatttggaAATTACCACCTGTGCTTCTTGTGCATCTGAAACG ATTTTCCTATGATGGaagatggaaacaaaagcttCAAACTTCAGTAGATTTTCCACTGGAAACTCTTGACCTCTCTCAGTATGTTATTGGTCCAAAGACTTCCTTGAAGAGATACAATCTGTTCTCAGTATCG aatcattacGGTGGGCTGGACGGGGGGCACTACACAGCCTACTGCAAAAATGCTTCCAAACAGCGCTGGTTTAAGTTTGATGACCACGAAGTGTCTGAGATCTCGGCGTCCTCGGTGAAGTCCTCAGCTGCTTACATTCTCTTTTATACTTCCTATGAACAGCGAGCAGTAGATATGGCCACGTAA
- the USP8 gene encoding ubiquitin carboxyl-terminal hydrolase 8 isoform X1: MPAVASVPKELYLSTSLKDLNKKTEVKPEKTSTKSYVQSALKIFKAAEESRLDGDEEKAYILYMKYVAVYNLIRKRPDFKQQQDYFHSILGPTNLKKALDEAEILSDSLKLRYEEAEVRKRLEERDRQELQKKQEPKDDGKSSAKTSSESAVDSKGKSQRINGETKHSLERKDQSDSLSGAVTPERLFAMMSDKNIELLIMDARKSKDYQESCIPKSISVPEEAIHPGDTAYLIEARLPEDSRDSWKRRGQFHYVILLDWFSSAEDLKLGTTLQSLKDALFKWESKTILQNEPLILEGGYENWLLCFPQYTTNARVTPPQRGKTEAVTVSLDFTYPSLEEPAPVLPVIAENEEMGDNLEERLKSLNRPNVQDAAVPKSDSSFVVNPMSVTRSIPEVDRSKKPSLKILGDNRAKPPSTVSDSQSGESGRIVPDRSTKPVHDGRNTLTEEEKSRVHVETAALLEKNRREKELRERQQQEQKERLRREKEEQERKEQEQKAKEEQKEKEHKEKLQQSKEDREQERDEQIKREQEEKEQERAHREAVEAKRQNKNEPENVGAKRIEIDKISMEEKEKGTRTPETQKRVLGDASQTFVTVPGKQMGVKGQPDSEAQKPGPLREDSEQDTERLKSQREPLIRARSEEMGRIVPGLPAGWVKFLDDITGTYRYYHSPTNTVQMYPPEMAPAATPPSTPPTRKAKPKVAVERDREHSKLKRSYSSPDITQAIQEEDKKRIPVTPAVNRDNKPACYTKAEISRLSASQIRNLNPVFGGSGPALTGLRNLGNTCYMNSILQCLCNAPHLAEYFNRNLYQADINRSNFLGHKGEVAEEFGVIMKALWAGQYKYISPKDFKITIGKINDQFAGYSQQDSQELLLFLMDGLHEDLNKADNRKRYKEENNDHLDDSSAAEIAWHKHKQLNESIIVALFQGQFKSTVQCLTCHKRSRTFEAFMYLSLPLASSSKCTLQECLRLFSKEEKLTDNNRFYCSHCKTRRDSLKKIEIWKLPPVLLVHLKRFSYDGRWKQKLQTSVDFPLETLDLSQYVIGPKTSLKRYNLFSVSNHYGGLDGGHYTAYCKNASKQRWFKFDDHEVSEISASSVKSSAAYILFYTSYEQRAVDMAT; this comes from the exons ATGCCTGCTGTGGCATCTGTACCTAAGGAGCTATACCTCTCTACTTCATTGAAAGATCTCAACAAGAAGACTGAAGTAAAACCTGAAAAGACCAGTACAAAAAG TTATGTGCAGAGTGCCCTTAAGATTTTcaaggcagcagaggaaagcagactggatggagatgaagaaaaagctTATATCCTATACATGAAATATGTGGCTGTTTATAACCTTATTAGAAAGAGACCTGATTTTAAGCAGCAGCAG GATTATTTTCATTCAATTCTGGGACctacaaatttaaaaaaagctcttGATGAAGCTGAAATTCTGTCAGACAGCCTTAAACTCAG ATATGAGGAAGCTGAAGTTCGGAAGAGACTTGAAGAGAGGGACAGacaagagctgcagaaaaagcaagaaCCAAAAGATGATGGAAAGAGCTCAGCCAAAACCTCCTCAGAAAGTGCTGTGGATTCCAAAGGAAAAAGCCAAAGG ATTAATGGTGAAACAAAGCAttcactggaaagaaaagatcAGTCTGATAGCCTGAGTG GAGCAGTCACACCTGAGAGACTGTTTGCAATGATGtcagataaaaatattgaattgcTTATAATGGATGCTCGAAAATCAAAGGATTATCAGGAATCCTGTATTCCAAAATCCATCAGTGTCCCAGAAGAAGCTATCCATCCTGG AGATACTGCTTACCTTATTGAAGCTAGACTCCCAGAGGATTCTAGGGATTCATGGAAGAGGAGAGGACAGTTCCATTATGTTATACTGCTAGACTGGTTTAGTTCTGCTGAAGACTTAAAGCTGGGAACAACTCTACAGAGCCTGAAAGATGCACTTTTTAAG tGGGAAAGCAAAACCATCCTGCAGAATGAACCTTTAATTCTAGAGGGAGGTTATGAAAACTGGCTCCTTTGTTTTCCCCAGTATACAACAAATGCTAGAGTAACTCCACCCCAGCGTGGCAAGACTGAAGCAGTGACTGTTTCTT TGGATTTTACATATCCATCTCTGGAAGAGCCAGCTCCTGTGCTACCTGTTAttgctgaaaatgaagaaatgggAGATAATTTGGAAGAGAGACTAAAATCACTTAACAGACCAAACGTACAGGATGCTGCTGTTCCAAAATCTGACAGTTCCTTTGTAGTTAACCCCATGTCAGTTACAAGAAGTATCCCTGAG GTAGATCGTTCTAAAAAGCCTTCACTAAAAATCCTTGGTGATAACAGAGCAAAACCTCCAAGTACAGTCAGTGACAGCCAGTCTGGTGAGAGTGGAAGAATAGTTCCAGACCGCTCCACAAAGCCCGTGCATGATGGAAGGAACACTctgacagaagaagaaaaaagtcgGGTCCATGTAGAAACAGCTGCTTTGTTAGAGAAAAACAGACGGGAAAAGGAACTGCGAGAGAGGcaacaacaggaacagaaagagaggctcaggagagaaaaagaagaacaagaacgaaaagaacaagaacaaaaggcaaaagaagagcagaaggaaaaggaacacAAAGAAAAGCTACAGCAATCAAAAGAGgacagagagcaggagagggatgaacaaataaaaagagaacaggaggaaaaggaacaagaaaGAGCACATAGAGAAGCAGTAGaagcaaaaaggcaaaataaaaatgaaccaGAAAACGTTGGTGCAAAAAGGATTGAGATTGACAAAATAtccatggaagaaaaagaaaagggaactCGAACACCAGAAACACAGAAACGGGTATTGGGTGATGCATCTCAGACCTTTGTGACTGTTCCAGGCAAG CAAATGGGGGTTAAAGGACAACCAGACAGTGAAGCTCAAAAGCCAGGACCCCTTAGAGAGGATTCTGAACAAGATACTGAAAGACTTAAA TCCCAGCGGGAGCCATTAATCAGAGCACGAAGTGAGGAAATGGGAAGGATAgtcccagggctgcctgcaggttGGGTAAAG ttcCTGGATGACATCACTGGAACCTATCGTTACTATCACTCACCAACAAATACTGTTCAGATGTACCCACCAGAAatggctcctgcagccactccTCCATCAACCCCTCCCACTCGGAAAGCCAAGCCAAAGGTGGCAGTGGAGCGGGACAGAGAACACTCCAAGCTCAAGCGCTCCTACTCGTCCCCAGACATCACCCAAGCCATCCAGGAGGAAGACAAGAAAAGAATTCCTGTAACTCCTGCAGTCAATCGTGACAATAA ACCTGCCTGTTACACTAAAGCAGAAATTTCCAGGCTCTCTGCATCGCAGATTCGCAATCTTAACCCTGTGTTTGGGGGATCGGGACCAGCTCTGACAGGACTCCGCAATCTAGGGAACACTTGCTACATGAATTCCATATTACAGTGTCTGTGCAATGCACCTCACCTGGCTGAGTATTTCAACAGAAACTTGTATCAAGCTGATATTAACAG gTCAAATTTCCTGGGGCATAAAGGTGAAGTGGCTGAAGAGTTTGGTGTAATAATGAAAGCTTTATGGGCAGGACAATATAAATATATCAGTCCAAAAGACTTCAAAATTACAATTGGGAAGATTAATGACCAATTTGCAGGATATAGCCAACAGGACTCCCAAGAATTGCTTCTCTTTCTAATGGATGGCTTGCACGAGGACCTAAATAAA GCTGACAACAGGAAAagatacaaggaagaaaataacgATCACCTGGATGACTCAAGTGCAGCAGAAATAGCCTGGCACAAACACAAACAGCTCAACGAGTCCATCATTGTGGCACTCTTCCAAGGCCAGTTCAAATCCACTGTGCAGTGTCTGACGTGTCACAAGAGGTCCCGAACCTTCGAGGCTTTCATGTATCTGTCATTGCCACTTGCATCCTCCAGCAAATGCACTCTGCAG gAATGCCTTAGATTGTTCtccaaagaagaaaagctcACTGATAACAATAGATTTTACTGTAGCCATTGCAAAACTCGAAGggattctttgaaaaaaatagaaatttggaAATTACCACCTGTGCTTCTTGTGCATCTGAAACG ATTTTCCTATGATGGaagatggaaacaaaagcttCAAACTTCAGTAGATTTTCCACTGGAAACTCTTGACCTCTCTCAGTATGTTATTGGTCCAAAGACTTCCTTGAAGAGATACAATCTGTTCTCAGTATCG aatcattacGGTGGGCTGGACGGGGGGCACTACACAGCCTACTGCAAAAATGCTTCCAAACAGCGCTGGTTTAAGTTTGATGACCACGAAGTGTCTGAGATCTCGGCGTCCTCGGTGAAGTCCTCAGCTGCTTACATTCTCTTTTATACTTCCTATGAACAGCGAGCAGTAGATATGGCCACGTAA